The region AGTAAACAATCAGCAACTTCTGTTTTACTGTTAACATGCAGgcatgaaaaataattaatggatagacagttttaaaaatcagtgtttctGACGTGTTCATCATTTTATATCAGCCACCCAGTAGGTAtcttaataaatatctattgaattaACCTTACTGTGACTGTAAGTGTGTGCTCAACTGAGTCTTGTAGTGTTCTTGTTTCTTTCATCCCATTTGGGAATGAAGTGGTCTTGAGAGAAGTGTCACAGACTTTGCTCATGATTGATGGCCTGGGAAAGTTGACAATCTCGTCAAAACCCAGGTTCCTCTTCTGTATAATGGAGATAACAACTATACATACCTTTGagagttattgtgaagattgaattagtaattcaTAAGACAGCTCTGACtcttaataaactttttatttctggtgaatgatgctgctgttagttttattttatgtttgtccTTAACTGAGAAACCTCTTTGGTTACAATGCTTAGTGTAGTGTGGCACAAGTAGACAATAAAGGTTTGAGCGTTATTTTAAAGTTGTGATTGTTTAAGTTAAATTATTACATAATCCAGACGCTATATCTTACATCAAAGAgtaatttttgatgtattttcagCTAGCACAGTCATTCTTGAGTTCTGTATTGCAGAGTTTGGTGTGCTTACAATAACTAAATTCATCTAAATTATcatataaaaaatttttgaatatcTTTTGATAGACTGTAAACGCCCAGTTCACTTCTACTGGTTGCGTGGTGAAGAAATTATTTCTCATGGTCATCGGAAAGGTCGAGTTGATGCTTTGAGATACCAAATAAATGATAAACCACACAACCAGATTCGAATATCCAAACAACTACCTGAGGTAAAGATTTATTGCATATGTTTCTGTTGACAGTTGAGGAGGAAGTGTTATAGCAGGCTAGGTAATGGGCTACGTAGGATAAAAAGTTTTGGATAGAACCCTTTTCTTTCAAGTGTATTTGGAATATATCTCAGCTATaattctttttcagctttttaacttgctatagtatatatattttgcagaGGTCAAATAATCGTTTTAAGTGGGGTTAAGTCCTCAGTTTTTAGGACcatacaaatctttttttttaaatgaaaatactgaTAATAGTTTATGATTGTAATTTACGGTAAAGTACCCTACCTAATTATAAATCAAGGGCATTTTTACAGCTATAAGCTGGTCATCTTatgtatatacactttttttgGAGAAAACAAGTGTGTTTTGAGTATCATCTGTATGTCCATGTCAGTGGTTGGCACATTTCTTCTGCAGAGgtctagatagtaaatattttaggccttgaGCGTCATAAGTCTCTGTTGCATTCTCAGTTCTTAACATGTAACAGCAGCCGTGTACCATAGGTAAATGAATTtgcatgactgtgttccaataaaactttagaaaaacagGTGgctggctggatttggcccatcaCTAGAGGGTAGTGTTAAATCATTTTGTAAAATCAtctcatttttaagatttttaaatctattaaGAATGTGACTAAAACATATGCTAGTGTTGCTGTGAATTCACTTAtgactttttctttaagtttgtgCCGCTGGATTATTCTGTACCTGTAGAAATCCCAGTTATGAATTGTAAGCCAGACAAACTTCCATTATTCAAACGGCAATATGAAAATACCATATTTATTGGTAAGTTTCCTCTTTTAATACATGAGTTCAAAGTGTCCTGTGCAAATTTGCataattaattcttttatttatttatttatttatttttttgcggtacgcgggcctctcactgttgtggcctctcccgctgcggagcacaggctccggacgcgcaggctcagcggccacggctcacgagcctagccgctccgcagcatgtgggatcttctgggactggggcacgaacccgtgtcccctgcatcggcaggcggactctcaaccactgcgccaccagggaagccccataattaaTTCTTGATGACCAAGAGGTTCAGATAGTCTATAAGCAATGTAATTCATCTCAGGTTGCAGTTCGCATGAAAATtgggaagaaaatattctttcagcttgccatttaaaattttacttgtttctaCTGAATTAACAGTATTTAACAAATAGTTATGTTTATTAGGCTTTgttgatttattatttatatagaaaagtaatttgtgttttttcaaaagtaaacagGTAAGAACTGGATTTGAGGTagtgattggcttttttttttaacaaaagcctCCCATTTGTGCCACACACTGATAACCATcaggaatataaaaattaataaggcCTGATCTCTGTGCTCATGCAGCTTATACTTtggctgttttttctttgtttattaattcCTAGCTGATTGAGGAAGATTTTTAAGAAAGCAGCTTCTGCTGGTCCTCCAGAACTGTTTTATCAGTCCCTTCTCAGTCACTGTGGTCTTAGAGAGTGAATTATGGGGAACTTTTGGTTGAAAAGACTTTACCACTAAAACCAAGAATTTCAGCATTATAAAGGAAGTTTTTAAAGTCATGAAGCGTTTGTATCCTTTGGTGATTATGACCAGCAGAATAACAAAGCTCCTAGTTATGACCGAGGagtttgagaaaactgaaataatagggaattttaaataaattttacatatattcttttgacTTATCCTATATCATAGTGAGCCGATGATAGCTAGCAGATTGTACTTTCAGATGAAATTTATtgtaatcaataaaataaataagccaagcTTTCcgtttgtgtattttaaatgctGATCACATAATGAATAGAGGAGACAGATAGCCTTGAAACAAATACTGAGGACATGTGCTGCAGATATTCTACTTGTGTATTTCatctgaaatgtttttattttgctcttcaggCACAAAGACAGCAGATCCACACTGTTATGGACATACCCAGTTTCATCTGCTACCTGACAAATTAAAAAGGGAAAGGCTCTTGAAACAAAACTGTGCTGATCAGATAGAAGTTGTTTTTAGAGCTAATGCTATTGCAAGCCTTTTTGCTTGGACCGGAGCACAGGCTATGTATCAAGGTAAAACTAGTTTTATGGCATTATAGTTATTGGAAGacattttaagaatttaataGATCAAATTGTTTTCCTTGGGTTAAAATGTAGGCTGAATCTTCACATTTTGAAAGCTTTTGCATTGGCACAAAATGcagttgttttaaagtccataattaaatattttacatttgtagtTGGTAAGTGGCACTTTGGTAGTTACTGTGATCTTTTACTTTGAccatttttgtgtgaatgtatttttttctgatgatgTTCTCAAGTATTTCAAAGACCACCTAACTGAGTCAGCTCTGTAGATGACAGCAGCTTTCTGAAactagaaaatgaaatgttttcatgGATTAAATTTTAGATTAAATCACAGTTATGATATATAACTTCTTTGATGGCCATATCTAGGGTGTGAGTTAGGAGACTGTTCATTCAGTTAATGGCTTATGGTTTTTACATACCAGGTGCTGTTGGCCTTGGAGATACAGTGttgagtgagagagacagagcctgctctcctggagcttaTGTTATAGTAAGGAGAGTAAAAGATAATAAACATGTAGTATTTTTAGCTAGTGGTGTTACTCTGGAGAGACTATACTAGATGAGGGGTAGAATGATTCATAGGTTGCAGGTATAAATGAGGCGTGGGGCAGAATCTATTTAAACAGAGTTAATTCAGGGGAGGTCTCTAAAAAAATGACATCTGAACAGAGACCTGAATGGTGAGGAGCTGCCTTTGCACAAACCTGGGAGAAGGACACTTCTAGGCAAAAGGAATGGCAAGTAACTCTGAGCTAGGAACGGACTTGAAGTGTTGAAGGAACAGCATGAAGGCTGAtgaagaaagggagggggagaatgGAAAGCGAtaggaggtgagagagaggaagCTGGAGGCATGCCATGGAGGACTTTTAGAGCCAGCCCATTGTGAAGCATTTGGATTTTGTTACAATACAATATATACCTAGATTACTCCTATATAAGCATCCGTGAGGAATTTTAATACAGATTTAATTGCTGCCGGGCTCacctttttcctttatatatatatatgtgtatatatatacacatatatgtatacacacacatgtatatatatatatatatattttaaccttACACTCACAATTGTTGACTTACGTTTTTGTAAtagaaataaatggataaagtagGAATAGGAGTAGACAGAatcagaaaaagtagaaggaaacttTCTTGAAGATACTAGAATGGCATTGTTCATTCATAAAAGATAAAGTAATTCTTTTCACAGTATAATTCTATATTTTAACAATACTATTTATTGGCTATCTTCATTAAAGCTGATATAAAATATGTGTGGCAAAATTTATAAGTTACTCCTTGGCCCTGGCAGTTGGATTTAAAAGTATTAAAGCCAGTTAGCCTGGAACAAGAAGCAGCCAGAAAACTTGAGTAGTAAAGGTATTAAGATATCCTGGAACCTTATGATGATGTAAAATACACTAGGCAAAATGAAAGCAACTCATAAAATCAATTTTGAATTATAAATTAAGACACAGAATTCATCTAATTACATGGTTGAAGTTCTTAGAAAGTCAGGTTTTTTTCTGAAGGGCGTTTTTTTGGGTAGATTTGATGAACTAAATGGCCGTAATGGTTATTGGGTGTTAGATGCTGCTGGTATAAGGAAAATTTGAACATATTTGAGGCTGTGAGTAATCATGTGGTTAGTACCAGATGTAGGAGAGATAGATAGAGCTTGCTGCTCTTCTTAGATGAAGTGAGTTAAGGTTGAAAGCTGATGAAGTCCAAAGTTGTTGCAAAGGTGTATCCTGAACTTTGGGGATAGTAGAGGGAAGGAAATAGTTCTTGATGCAGAAATGGAATATAGGATTAGAATGGAGAAGATAGGGAAAACTTCGATATCTTTAGGAATTTGGTAGGTAAAATATATAGGTTTTAGGAGGTATTTTATATCCTctaatgtgtgtgttttgttttggtaaaaTATATTCTGTATGTAAGTTTCAGCATAACTTTCTTCTACAGGATTCTGGAGTGAAGCAGACGTTACTCGACCTTTTGTCTCCCAGGGTGTGATCACAGATGGAaaatacttctcctttttctgctACCAGTTAAACACTTTGGCGCTGACTGCACAAGCTGATCAAAATAACCCTCGTAAAAACATATGTTGGGGGACACAAAGTAAGCCTCTTTATGAAACAATCGAAGATAATAATGTGAAAGGTTTTAATGATGATGTTTTACTTCAGATAGTTCACTTCCTACTGAATGGACCAAAAGAAGACAAATCACAGCTGTTGGTAAactaagaaaaaacatttgatttgAGACTTTGGGAATACTTAAATTTCACTGAAGGAACaataaaaggaattttaataATGAGACTTCTGTCAAATATTAAATGTACTGATTTTCaggcaaatatttcttatgtTAACCTCTGATTAGACCTTTCATTTGGCTCAAAATACATCACTAAAGGATTTAATTTTAGATATAGTATGtcgattaaaaataattttacttatatgtgaCTAACTGATGAGACTAATTGAGCAGTCATCAATACCTGGTATTAACTGTGTGTGTAAGCTCGTACTGCTTGCTGCATGCCACTCACTGCATGACAGGCCAGTAATTTGAGAGACAAGGTGTTGGCGTAAGGAAAAATGACATTATTTGGAAAGCCAGTGAGCCAAGATGGCGGACTAACATcctaaagaattattttaattcaggATAGAATTCTAGCTTCTTTTATGCTAGGGAAGGGGGAAGCAGGGTGCCTGATAAGCTTGTGGACAGTCTCCTGACTGGTTGGTAATGAGATAACCAGGTGGTATTTTGGGAGTCAACATtaatcagccttctggttccaacctggCTGGGGTgtatgtgcttgtggtcagcatgtagttAACTTTTTCTACCTGGTGAGAATTTTACTATCTATAAAACAACTGAAGtgtatggctcagaatattatctatagccctcaaggaggaactaaaggtctttgacgttgttttatggctaaactattattttgtcttgcttgactattttcctttgtttctgcattgtcTCATTTCTCTGACTAAATTTGCtgtttggaactcagggaaggccttggAGGCtgaagcttttctacaaacaagaggcaggggatatgggggtTCTGTACCCTGGAAGGCCCTGCAGGTCCTGCTCAGTTTTCTATggttttaaaagtaatataaagACAATTCAGTGCTTGAGAATATTTAgatgttttgttatattttttctttttatttttttataataatatcGTATAGAGTTTCAAAACCCTACACAAACCCCTTCAAAACATGAACAGTATTTTGCACATATAGGAAACTGGCACAGAGGAGTTAAAATGACTTTAATAAGTTTTCACAGATGATTAATGATATAACTGATGAATTCTATGCAACTTAGTTTCCTTAGAGCTTAGAAGTAACATTAATATATTTCTGCTAGTTTCATTTGTTCTATCCCAAAGATTGGGAAACTAGGTTTGATATGTTTCAAAATCAATTGTCAGtaaaattgttaattttgttgaGAATTAAGGTTCATTCAAACTATTTTtagtgagaaaaaataattacctttgttattgttgttgttgtttggccgTGCTCTGTGGCATaagggattttagttccctgaccagggatcgaacctgtactcAGTGGAAGCACCGGACCACCAGGCAATTCCCCTAATTACCTTTATATGACCATGCTAACACTTACGATTTTATATAACCTCCTGTTGTAGATATCTAAAATAATCCATTATTTACTGTAGTTAATGACAaatgctgttttttctttcttccttcttccttccctcccttcctcccgctCTTTCAAAACAGAGGTCACAGTTATATGGAATAGATGCCTCAGCTAGAAGGGATTATTTACTACAAATGATTGCTAAACTGAAGGAATATTATTTGAAAGTTGTAATTCAGTTCAGGCAAGTGCCTCCTTTacaaggcattgtgctaagtgttccatctttactttctttttttgcagaATGCCATGTAATTTCACTCCACCATTCTTTTATTTAAGCTGTTTCCAAAGCTTGGAATACTGTTTTCTACCCCGGTCCTGTTTATTCCAACCTGTCTGTTGCATTCTCATTCATCCTTCATAGAAAAAtgcaggtatagagggaacaacCATATCAAGCTCCAAATAAAATATCTCTTAATCTTCACTCTCTAACTAATTGAACCTTGTGCAATTTGAGTTACCATCCTTGACTTCTGCctccataaaacaaaataatttcacaaaCTTGTCTAAGGATGAAATGAGCTAgtgtatgtgaaagtgcttttaaaatattatgtaattaaaatatcGAGGGTTCAGttgaaatacttttcttttcctaaacaGATTGTAATTGATTGTCCCATCCTTTGAATACTTCTTCCTCTATGGTAGCACCTGTTTCATTGTTTCACAGCAATTTTTCTCATTACCAATGGTGGACAACACACACATCAGACATACACACCTGTATGTACATGTCAGGACTTCATAGAGCACTTACTATATTCTAGAGCATGGTCTAGATATTTTACCGATATTAGCTCACTTAATCATCACAACCATTTTGTGAGCTAGGGActgttattctcattttgctgGTAAGTTAACAGGCACAGAGAGCCCAACAGCTTATtgcaggtcacacagctagaaagtggcaggaTTAGAATTTGAGCCCAggtggtctgactccagagcctatgGTAGATATTCCCCAGTAATACACTATAGATGTAGTCAGTGCTACAGCAGTGTATCAGTGGTATAAATTTAGATAAAGGAAATGTTAATACTGACTGATATGAATCATAGGAATGTGCCTTGGAGCAAGTAGCATTTGAATTGGTTCTTGATAGATGGCATTTTCCAAAAACAGGAGAGTAAGTGGATAGATCTGTGAATGAAGGTGAAAAGTTCAAGATTTACCTGGGAAGTAGGCGGTAACTTGCTTTACCCAAGTAGGGTGTAGTCTAAAAACATTTcgagaaaaaatttatttactaagAAACAAAATCTAATTGGTGTCCCATCTACATATAACACTGAACATCAGGAAACAGTATAGCAATGTTTAGACTTCTGGGGGAAACATTACATCAGAAGAAATCTGAATTAGTCAAGATAAAGATAGGacaattgaaaaaaatgttagaacACCCAAGTCTCTTACCAATTcatcaaaaatgtatttcagtTGATTAGCACATGATTTAATAGAGGAACCAATGAATGGAGGactcaaaatgaataaatgtaatgaGTACACAAAGTTGTATCAGGCAAAAGTAGGCATAAAACAGGGTTAGTACCTATAATTTCAAACAATtcaaggcaagaaaagaaatctaGTGTTAAAAGGTCATTTTATGTTATAAACTGTAATCAGTGTACAAAATGTTAGTCTTGAGAAGTTGGAGTAACTAAAAATGAGGAATAATGAGTAAAGGTGACTTAATAAAATTTGGTATCTTACAAACagaatgtatcttttaaaatgtgatagaACATGTATACAAGATCATTTATTAGACCACAGAAAGTGTCAGGAAATTATTAAAAGTGGGAATCATATAGGTCGTGAACTCTATCCACACCGCAGTATACCCAGAAATTGTTAGTATAGTTTTAAACCAGGAACACCTAATCATTTGAAAGTGAAAGTATATTTCTCAATGGTTATTGCCTGGACAgaattttcaatataaaaatcaaacaCTCCCAGAGCTATATCACAATCTAAAAGTGAGAGCTATTTATCttacttgccttttcatttttgtcagaTGTATTTTTATATGATCTGGACAGTTCTTCCTTTCCTATGCTTTGAGCAGGAAAGCATTGTATTAGTGTAAGTAAAACTTTAGACTAAAATACAAATCCTGCCTATAAAAGCTAATGGAATATAGCCAAAATTATTCTGAATACATTTACTCCTAAGGATGCATGAAGGTGCTGTAGGAGAGAATCACTGAATAAACATAATCTCTTCCTTTTGCAGTTGTCAACTAACTTTGCtttaatactttttgtttttgtattaaaaCACATGGAGTAGAATGGGAAAAGccacatgtattttaaaagataaaacatgaaGTTCAGAGAAATTTTCACTAATCTCAGAACTCGGGAAGAGCATCATATCTTGCTTTTTGCAGTCTTACATTTGATTTGATGCCTGTTTACTAATATACTTAGTGGCAAATTTGTAATGTTACGTGTTTAtgtaaagcaagaaaataaaatctgtgtttgctagaagagtttaaaaaaactgaagaaaatcagaagaagaaaatataaatgtagaAGACTGAATTGGAAGAGAAAGCAGACTTGACAAGTAGATGCACTAACTGGTTCTTTATCCTAGCCCCTCCCATATCAGTAAAAGAGTTAATATTCTAGTAAATCTaatcaagaggaaaaaagaaaacatttagaatTGGAAAAGGGGAAGTAATATACTTGGTGGAGGCTCTAGATAGATAGGAAAATGCTATGTATAACAAATTTGGacattttctgctgagaaatgtaaacaaaatgataaagataGAAAGCTTAAATGGACcatggaagaaactgaaaatatttctaagataCCTTCCGACAAGGGTCCAGAGCAGTACAGTTTATCGGTGACTTCTTTAAAATTTCCATGAAACAAAACTAAAGTTTGGAGTGCTACCCAATTCATCTTACTAACtcatcctaatttttaaaaaaaatctctaaaaacaTACAGGTTAAATGCACATTTGTATGTAAATGCAGAAATTCCAAATGAAATGCCACATACCGACTTCAACAGTAATTAAAAAATCCACCCTAATAGGGTAGAGTTAATCATGGAAATTCAGTACCAGATTGATGTTAGGAAATATGCTAGTAGCTAACATCAGtagttcaaaggaaaaaaataaggcttttgataaaattcttaCTCTTggttaaaaaagcaaagaaaaatgggtATTAATAGAAGTATATTTTAATAAGAGTTTTATGTTAGGCTACCCCCAATTTATGTTTAATGGTGAACAATAACTGATGTTCCCACTGAACTCAGGTAAGACTGCCAGCTTTGACCTTTATGTGTGGTTTGCTGATTCATTCCAGGTGCCTAGAATCGTACAAGCAAGCACTCCAAAGTTTGTTGAATAGATGTGAATTAATGAACTTAAGGTAGTCAGTCTTTCTAGTTTGAAATCAGGTATATCTCCTCATTTATGTGCACTTTTCATATCTCAGCAAAGTTACAGTTTTCTTTATGAAGATTTCCATGCCTAGATTTTTCTGTAattgtgagttaatttttttcatttcagttattttttatagCTTCAAAGAAGGGCTTTGTAATAGCTGCTGTTGActgctatatatttattttgtaaaaggcCGTTTAATTAGCTCATTAAATCAGGAATTTTTTAGTTGAGTCTCATGAGGTATATAGCTCCAGTCTGCCTTGGGTTCCTCTGAAACTGCTTATCAGCACAGCTAATCATAAACCTCC is a window of Globicephala melas chromosome 3, mGloMel1.2, whole genome shotgun sequence DNA encoding:
- the MRPS30 gene encoding large ribosomal subunit protein mL65 isoform X1, whose amino-acid sequence is MAAARCWRLVLRGSGLSLHTAAEAAVKAPEVTGPDVAAAPVARYPPVVASLTADSKAARQRRVERWQATVHAAKSVDEKLRILTKMQFMKYVVYPQTFALNADRWYQSFTKTVFLSGLPPPPPAKPDTEPAPALDVVALRDAACDCLLQEHFFLRRKKRVPLYLEREAITSPFLDQLVASLTGLLSARNPALANAALDCKRPVHFYWLRGEEIISHGHRKGRVDALRYQINDKPHNQIRISKQLPEFVPLDYSVPVEIPVMNCKPDKLPLFKRQYENTIFIGTKTADPHCYGHTQFHLLPDKLKRERLLKQNCADQIEVVFRANAIASLFAWTGAQAMYQGFWSEADVTRPFVSQGVITDGKYFSFFCYQLNTLALTAQADQNNPRKNICWGTQSKPLYETIEDNNVKGFNDDVLLQIVHFLLNGPKEDKSQLLVN